One window from the genome of Oceanisphaera sp. IT1-181 encodes:
- a CDS encoding S9 family peptidase, translating to MSVTPPLARKIPYTLTQHNDTRIDHYHWLRDDERTSPEVLAYLEQENHHTEQVLAPLADLQATLYQEMIARLRPDDNSVPYLKNGYWYQSRYQTGFEYALVERYADGYPERVELLLDGNERAEGQAYYDQGQLAVSPNQQILAFAEDFVSRREYQIRFKSLSSGQLYDEVLEHTSGNLVWANDSLTLLYVHQDPETLLPYRVYRHTLGTPQAQDVLVYEEADASFYISIYKSRSTDYVVIGAWSTITNEVSLISAHEPTTPVTLFLARQRGHEYEVEHYQDQFYVRSNKDGVNFGLYQTDQITGDLGLWHTLVAPRTEVLLEDFTLFKDWLVLEERSHGLTQLRQLYRHPLNGQQISEHSIRFDDPTYVTWLDVNAEADSPWLRYGYSSMTQPVTLYEVNMDTQERRELKQEYAGEQFVSADYRSERLWVQARDGAQVPVSLVYRADLFSKQDAAFSKGQQNLASGNPLLIYGYGAYGASMDSDFSAARLSLLDRGFVYAIAHVRGGEELGRDWYEQGRLLSKQNSFNDFIDVTQALVNQGYGDKERVYAAGGSAGGLLVAGVINMAPHLYHGVVAAVPFVDVVTTMLDESIPLTTGEFDEWGNPADAQFYHYIKSYSPYDQVQVQAYPHLLVTTGFHDSQVQYWEPAKWVAKLREFKTDSNLLLLHCDMDTGHGGKSGRFEAYHELAREYAFLLELAEEKMKCEG from the coding sequence GTGTCTGTAACGCCGCCCCTTGCTCGAAAAATTCCTTATACCCTGACTCAGCATAACGATACCCGCATTGACCACTACCATTGGCTGCGCGACGACGAGCGTACCAGCCCAGAAGTCTTGGCCTATCTTGAGCAAGAAAATCACCATACCGAGCAGGTATTAGCACCGCTCGCGGACCTACAAGCCACTCTGTATCAAGAAATGATTGCCAGATTGCGCCCAGATGATAATTCTGTGCCCTATCTAAAAAATGGCTACTGGTACCAAAGTCGTTATCAAACGGGGTTTGAATATGCGCTGGTTGAACGTTATGCCGACGGCTACCCTGAGCGAGTAGAGTTGCTGCTCGACGGTAATGAGCGAGCAGAGGGCCAAGCCTATTACGATCAAGGCCAATTAGCGGTGAGCCCTAATCAGCAAATATTGGCCTTCGCCGAAGATTTTGTGTCGCGCCGCGAATATCAAATTCGCTTTAAATCGCTGAGCAGCGGCCAGCTTTACGACGAAGTGTTAGAACACACGTCCGGTAACTTGGTGTGGGCGAACGATAGTCTTACCTTATTATATGTGCACCAAGACCCAGAAACCCTGCTGCCTTATCGAGTATATCGTCATACCTTGGGCACGCCGCAAGCCCAAGATGTGTTGGTGTATGAAGAGGCGGACGCGAGCTTTTATATCAGCATTTATAAAAGTCGCTCGACAGATTATGTGGTGATTGGCGCTTGGAGCACCATTACCAATGAAGTCAGCTTAATCTCCGCCCATGAGCCCACCACCCCGGTCACGCTATTTTTAGCTCGCCAGCGCGGTCACGAATATGAGGTTGAGCACTATCAAGACCAGTTTTATGTGCGCTCTAATAAAGACGGCGTTAACTTCGGTCTCTATCAAACCGACCAGATAACTGGTGACTTAGGCCTGTGGCACACGTTGGTGGCACCACGTACCGAGGTATTGTTAGAAGACTTTACGCTGTTTAAAGATTGGCTGGTGTTAGAAGAACGCAGTCACGGCTTAACACAACTGCGTCAATTGTATCGCCACCCACTTAACGGCCAGCAAATAAGCGAGCATTCGATTCGTTTTGACGATCCTACCTATGTCACTTGGCTGGATGTAAACGCCGAAGCCGACAGCCCTTGGCTGCGTTATGGCTATTCCTCGATGACGCAGCCGGTGACTTTGTATGAGGTCAATATGGATACTCAAGAGCGCCGCGAGCTGAAACAAGAGTATGCAGGGGAGCAGTTTGTTAGTGCCGACTATCGCAGTGAGCGCCTTTGGGTGCAGGCGCGCGATGGCGCCCAAGTGCCGGTGTCTCTGGTGTATCGAGCAGACTTATTTAGTAAACAAGACGCCGCCTTTAGTAAAGGCCAACAAAACCTCGCTAGCGGCAATCCCTTACTGATCTACGGCTATGGTGCCTACGGTGCCAGCATGGACTCCGACTTTAGTGCGGCGCGCTTAAGCTTACTGGATCGGGGTTTTGTGTATGCCATTGCGCACGTACGTGGCGGTGAAGAACTGGGCCGAGATTGGTATGAACAAGGCCGCTTGCTCAGCAAGCAAAACAGCTTTAATGATTTTATCGATGTAACCCAAGCGCTGGTGAACCAAGGCTATGGCGATAAAGAACGCGTATACGCAGCGGGCGGCAGTGCCGGTGGTTTATTAGTGGCGGGCGTGATTAATATGGCGCCGCATTTGTATCATGGGGTAGTGGCAGCGGTGCCCTTCGTGGATGTGGTAACCACTATGTTGGATGAGTCAATTCCGCTCACCACCGGCGAATTTGATGAGTGGGGTAACCCTGCGGATGCTCAGTTTTATCACTACATTAAATCCTACAGCCCCTACGACCAAGTACAGGTGCAGGCGTACCCGCATCTGCTGGTGACCACAGGCTTTCACGACTCGCAGGTGCAATATTGGGAGCCCGCCAAGTGGGTAGCCAAACTTCGCGAGTTCAAAACCGACAGCAATTTATTGCTGTTGCATTGCGACATGGACACCGGCCACGGCGGTAAGTCTGGGCGCTTTGAGGCCTACCACGAACTGGCCCGCGAATACGCCTTCCTGCTGGAGTTGGCGGAAGAGAAGATGAAGTGTGAAGGGTAA
- a CDS encoding YdbH domain-containing protein, producing MSYLMIYRTGVALALLLTAHVGLAQSLPAEQLSTEPLPIELLPIKSSPSHLLSELAVSATLKRASVPACPKENARELSLSLIEGQVQGRLRELSLDLTCSHSRLNNEAEPANNDALSLLLTLPAIDFKIDNLTLQLAEGRVSGPAELHHKQQQLSVIWQTEAGSVQLDIRPDRQGWRWQGQLPGHLLTPNLRQPVRLSGGWQPEQPLTVKVAGALPTPLSGNWQLALAAKQAANGWQLQPSSQLSIPRLTWKELTLNQITVTPQGELALDKPWQARVNWQQGNWKKGRLPAASLQLQGESLTNLQGKVRADLRPDLQLTGTWRYDHGLALTVPAQSVSAASTWAWLNDWLLLPVGLSTEAGQLRVSLSAANLLNTKVPILMTADLNQGQLKYRDMLAEELAAKFKLSWRSPQGLRSLGPQAVSAARLDVGVPITDIHGALRWQADGLWLSGLTAQVLDGHIALSPMALNAKPSGEAHFSDIALAKLLSYANVEGLTGSGSLKGRLPFVYDQGLSVKNGRAESQDGWISYQAGEQLAATGKANISLGLTLGLLSDLRYDKLSADISMARTGEAVISSHLQGRAPVKGKLHPVNFNYHHQENLLQLLASLRFAHDLTERLPASLQGESE from the coding sequence TTGAGTTATCTCATGATATACCGCACCGGCGTCGCGCTCGCCTTATTATTGACGGCTCACGTGGGGCTGGCACAGTCTTTACCTGCTGAGCAGTTATCTACTGAGCCGTTACCTATTGAGCTGCTACCTATTAAATCATCGCCGAGCCATTTACTCTCGGAGCTAGCAGTCAGCGCCACGCTTAAACGTGCAAGCGTACCGGCTTGCCCTAAAGAAAACGCCCGCGAGCTGAGCTTAAGCTTAATCGAGGGCCAAGTGCAGGGCCGTTTGCGCGAATTAAGCCTGGATTTAACTTGCTCCCACAGTCGACTGAATAATGAAGCTGAGCCTGCCAATAACGATGCTTTATCGCTACTGCTGACGCTACCTGCCATCGATTTTAAAATAGATAACCTGACCTTACAGCTGGCCGAAGGTCGCGTTAGCGGCCCCGCCGAGCTGCACCATAAACAGCAGCAGCTGAGTGTGATCTGGCAGACTGAGGCCGGTAGCGTCCAGCTTGATATCAGGCCCGATCGCCAAGGCTGGCGCTGGCAAGGTCAGCTGCCGGGGCACCTACTTACGCCAAATTTGCGCCAACCCGTGCGCCTAAGCGGCGGCTGGCAGCCTGAGCAACCATTAACGGTTAAGGTAGCGGGCGCCTTGCCCACGCCTTTATCCGGCAATTGGCAGTTAGCGCTGGCGGCGAAACAAGCGGCTAACGGCTGGCAACTGCAGCCTAGCTCCCAGCTCAGCATACCCCGCTTAACGTGGAAAGAGCTCACCCTTAACCAGATTACTGTGACGCCTCAGGGTGAATTGGCGCTCGACAAACCTTGGCAAGCCCGCGTCAATTGGCAGCAAGGCAATTGGAAAAAAGGCCGTTTACCGGCGGCCAGCCTGCAACTCCAAGGCGAAAGCCTCACAAATCTGCAAGGCAAGGTGCGCGCAGACTTAAGGCCTGATCTGCAATTAACCGGCACTTGGCGTTATGACCATGGCTTGGCGCTCACGGTGCCGGCGCAAAGCGTGTCGGCGGCCAGTACTTGGGCCTGGCTAAATGATTGGTTGTTACTACCGGTGGGGTTAAGTACCGAAGCGGGGCAGCTGCGGGTGTCATTGAGCGCGGCCAATCTCTTAAATACTAAAGTGCCCATCCTAATGACTGCCGATCTTAACCAAGGCCAGCTTAAGTATCGCGACATGCTGGCGGAAGAGCTGGCGGCTAAGTTTAAGCTCAGCTGGCGTAGCCCGCAGGGCTTGCGAAGCCTTGGGCCGCAAGCGGTATCGGCGGCACGGCTAGATGTGGGCGTGCCTATTACTGATATTCACGGTGCGCTGCGCTGGCAAGCAGATGGACTTTGGTTATCAGGGCTCACGGCGCAAGTGCTTGACGGCCATATAGCACTCTCACCGATGGCGCTTAATGCCAAACCCAGCGGCGAGGCGCACTTTAGTGATATCGCGCTCGCAAAGCTGCTGAGCTATGCCAATGTGGAGGGTCTCACCGGTAGCGGCAGTCTTAAAGGGCGACTGCCCTTTGTTTATGATCAAGGTTTGAGCGTGAAAAACGGGCGTGCCGAGAGTCAGGATGGCTGGATTTCGTATCAGGCTGGCGAGCAGCTCGCCGCCACCGGTAAGGCTAATATTTCGCTGGGTTTGACCTTAGGTTTGTTGAGCGACTTACGCTACGATAAGTTGAGTGCCGACATTTCCATGGCGCGCACCGGTGAAGCTGTGATCAGCAGCCACCTGCAAGGTCGAGCGCCCGTTAAGGGCAAACTGCATCCCGTTAACTTCAATTATCACCATCAAGAAAACCTGTTACAGTTGCTAGCCAGTCTGCGTTTTGCTCATGATTTAACAGAGCGACTGCCGGCCAGCCTTCAGGGGGAGAGCGAGTAA
- a CDS encoding M14 family zinc carboxypeptidase, which translates to MKIITVFLLFYSAISWAQVVVPPPFTTENKPLLPSSDTVYKRLKELDDASVQAKMVSLGRSAGGLPIAALLFSNSPAFLAKPLAEPNKVTVMLLGSQHGNEPAGAEALQQLATELATGQHADLLARLNLVLVVLANPDGRDLRSRYNANQDNTNIDYVALQASETQLLVDALQHFDPDVVYDAHESGIWKRILTKEQGWMTDVEAQFDMGNNPNIDARLRHYTEQYLLPELIKRVSEAGLPASRYRGEITQLGQTVARGGLGITNLRNYAALQGRVSILVENRLDNKEGRYATPRNIGERIRKQHLSMLTMLQLVADEAEPLLAVSRAAREQWHSDENGEQILAMGVSFGINPALPEVEIPLVRLADGHQELHRFANHDAIISQYKVSLPAAYAITRERERMASWLRLHHIDFITLAAPRTVLAEQLLVTDLTAQPKSRPGVREKVQAQVQVTPAHVSLQPGDLLVPMTQPLAPLAALMLDLRSANALYQEAAWPWLVLGEFPVFPVREPVAR; encoded by the coding sequence ATGAAAATAATTACGGTTTTTCTGCTATTTTATAGTGCAATCAGCTGGGCACAAGTTGTCGTACCCCCACCCTTTACGACAGAAAATAAACCGCTATTACCCAGTAGCGACACCGTCTATAAGCGCTTAAAGGAGCTAGATGACGCATCCGTTCAGGCAAAAATGGTCTCGCTTGGCCGCTCGGCAGGCGGCTTACCCATAGCAGCGCTGTTGTTTTCCAACTCGCCGGCCTTCTTAGCTAAGCCGTTGGCAGAGCCGAATAAAGTCACCGTTATGCTGTTGGGGTCGCAACACGGTAATGAACCTGCAGGGGCGGAGGCGCTGCAGCAATTAGCGACGGAGCTTGCGACGGGCCAACATGCGGACTTATTAGCGCGGCTAAATTTAGTGTTGGTGGTGCTGGCTAATCCCGATGGCCGCGACTTGCGCTCGCGTTACAATGCCAATCAAGATAACACCAATATCGATTATGTGGCCTTGCAGGCGAGCGAAACCCAATTGTTGGTGGACGCCTTGCAGCACTTTGATCCCGATGTGGTGTACGACGCTCATGAGTCAGGCATTTGGAAGCGCATCTTAACTAAAGAACAAGGCTGGATGACGGACGTAGAAGCGCAGTTTGATATGGGCAATAACCCCAATATTGATGCGCGGCTGCGCCACTATACGGAGCAATACTTATTACCTGAGCTAATTAAGCGAGTATCAGAGGCCGGCTTGCCTGCCAGTCGTTATCGGGGGGAGATTACGCAGTTGGGCCAAACTGTGGCGCGCGGTGGTTTGGGCATCACTAACTTGCGCAACTACGCCGCTCTGCAGGGCCGAGTATCTATCCTGGTGGAAAACCGCTTAGACAATAAAGAAGGCCGCTATGCCACACCGCGCAATATTGGTGAGCGTATTCGCAAGCAACATTTAAGCATGCTGACCATGCTGCAGCTGGTGGCGGATGAGGCTGAGCCTTTATTGGCGGTCTCGCGGGCGGCCCGCGAGCAGTGGCACTCTGATGAGAACGGCGAGCAAATATTGGCCATGGGGGTGAGCTTTGGTATTAACCCCGCCCTGCCCGAAGTTGAAATACCATTAGTACGTTTGGCAGATGGTCATCAAGAGTTGCATCGTTTTGCTAATCACGACGCCATTATCAGCCAATATAAGGTGTCTCTGCCGGCAGCCTACGCCATTACTCGCGAGCGAGAGCGCATGGCGAGCTGGCTTCGCCTGCATCATATCGACTTTATTACCTTGGCCGCCCCGCGCACCGTACTTGCTGAGCAGTTATTGGTAACCGACTTAACCGCGCAGCCTAAATCGCGACCCGGAGTGCGAGAAAAAGTCCAAGCCCAAGTACAGGTTACGCCCGCCCATGTGAGCTTACAGCCAGGCGATTTATTAGTGCCCATGACACAGCCGTTAGCGCCCTTGGCGGCCTTAATGTTGGATCTGCGCTCGGCCAATGCCTTATATCAAGAAGCGGCGTGGCCTTGGCTAGTGCTGGGTGAGTTTCCGGTGTTTCCCGTGCGGGAGCCAGTGGCGCGCTAA
- a CDS encoding endonuclease/exonuclease/phosphatase family protein yields the protein MKSPQKIRVATFNVALDRSKPGQLAAELAKGLPQACNIAHILQHIRPDIVLLNEFDHNGAVAENAHLTQFCQDYVAVGEQGIDYPYRYLVPTNTGVLAPVNLSGQKQMAPSLPADGLGFGAFHGQYAMAVLSRFPLLFEQMRSFRHFLWRDMPHAKLPHTPQGSYYRKEVLDILPLSSKNHLDLPVRLPNGRILHLLASHPAPPIDEGTERRNSCRNHDELRLWHDYIRPQLSGYLYDDAGGQGGLAAGSDFVILGDLNADPVDGDGYQSAIQGLLNETKLNRAVAQGPLRPAARGGFALKLRQPRIGSPKYWTHSQGLRLDYVLPSQGLCATASGVYWPAPNKADAELFWNKQGWPERRASSDHRIVWVDLEL from the coding sequence ATGAAGTCGCCACAAAAAATCCGCGTCGCGACGTTTAACGTCGCACTCGATAGAAGCAAGCCCGGGCAATTGGCGGCTGAGTTAGCAAAAGGACTGCCCCAAGCGTGTAATATCGCGCATATTTTGCAGCATATTCGCCCAGATATAGTGCTGTTAAACGAATTTGACCATAATGGTGCGGTCGCTGAAAATGCGCATTTAACGCAGTTTTGCCAGGATTATGTAGCGGTGGGCGAGCAAGGCATCGATTATCCCTATCGTTATTTGGTACCGACCAATACCGGAGTTTTGGCGCCTGTTAATTTAAGTGGGCAAAAGCAGATGGCACCAAGTTTACCGGCAGATGGTCTAGGCTTTGGCGCCTTTCATGGTCAATATGCTATGGCGGTATTATCGCGTTTTCCGTTACTGTTTGAGCAAATGCGCAGTTTTCGTCACTTTTTATGGCGTGATATGCCCCATGCTAAATTGCCGCACACGCCACAGGGCAGTTATTACCGGAAAGAGGTATTAGACATACTGCCGCTGTCTTCTAAAAATCATCTCGACTTACCAGTGCGCTTGCCTAATGGTCGTATCTTGCATCTGCTGGCCAGTCACCCCGCGCCGCCCATAGATGAAGGGACAGAGCGGCGCAATAGCTGTCGCAATCATGATGAACTGCGGTTGTGGCATGATTACATTAGGCCGCAGCTGAGCGGGTATTTATACGACGATGCCGGTGGTCAAGGCGGATTAGCTGCGGGTAGCGACTTTGTGATCTTAGGGGATTTAAACGCCGATCCGGTGGACGGTGATGGTTACCAAAGTGCGATACAAGGGTTGTTGAACGAGACCAAGCTTAATCGAGCGGTGGCGCAGGGCCCATTGCGGCCTGCGGCACGGGGGGGCTTTGCGCTTAAATTGCGCCAACCACGCATTGGATCCCCTAAATATTGGACCCATAGCCAAGGGCTGCGCCTCGACTATGTATTGCCCAGCCAAGGGTTATGCGCCACGGCCAGCGGTGTGTATTGGCCGGCTCCAAATAAAGCCGATGCAGAGCTGTTCTGGAATAAGCAGGGCTGGCCCGAGCGCCGTGCTAGCTCGGATCATCGCATTGTTTGGGTAGACTTGGAGCTCTAA
- a CDS encoding helix-turn-helix transcriptional regulator — MSKKLLRQLTLARCVPYRPYKLTARQLQEKLEEEGIQVSLRTVQRDLEEMSGMGLFDLTSDDRSKPHGWCFERNGLNDFANFMPLGLAMALKTWNDQAADLLPASVLNELNPIIDKANQVIKDSKSDLASRWVENVISLPRPFAGSPEIRRATTIRDALWRGRKFSAEIRRVIKGRTVWLRYEQVNPLGIVGRKDGTMLLCTVSDMDPKVYGISFEHIKEVELTSRPVTQPREFSVNKLIREKGYHEEADTIHFVGRITSPNRAIIETAIPGNNPRLTRYDKQSMMVETEVKDSPEFRRWLTDMAGKVEILAPESLKNS, encoded by the coding sequence ATGAGTAAGAAGCTATTAAGACAATTGACCCTGGCGCGCTGTGTTCCATACCGTCCGTATAAGCTGACCGCGCGACAGCTGCAAGAAAAGCTAGAAGAAGAAGGTATCCAGGTAAGTTTGCGCACTGTACAGCGCGACTTAGAAGAAATGTCCGGCATGGGCCTGTTTGATCTCACCTCCGATGATCGCAGCAAACCCCACGGCTGGTGTTTTGAACGCAATGGTTTAAATGATTTTGCTAACTTTATGCCACTGGGCTTAGCCATGGCGCTTAAGACCTGGAACGACCAGGCCGCCGATTTGCTGCCAGCCAGTGTGCTAAATGAGTTAAACCCTATTATTGATAAAGCTAACCAAGTCATTAAAGACAGCAAAAGTGATTTGGCCAGTCGCTGGGTGGAAAACGTGATTAGTCTGCCGCGGCCATTTGCTGGCAGCCCAGAAATTCGCCGTGCCACCACTATTCGTGATGCACTGTGGCGTGGTCGCAAGTTTAGCGCCGAAATTAGACGCGTGATCAAAGGCCGCACCGTATGGTTGCGTTACGAACAGGTGAATCCACTGGGTATCGTCGGTCGTAAAGACGGCACTATGTTGCTGTGCACCGTCTCTGATATGGATCCTAAAGTTTACGGTATTTCCTTTGAGCATATTAAAGAAGTAGAGCTGACCAGTCGCCCAGTGACCCAGCCTCGTGAGTTTAGCGTCAATAAATTGATCCGCGAAAAAGGCTACCACGAAGAAGCCGATACCATTCATTTTGTGGGTCGTATCACCAGCCCGAATCGCGCCATTATTGAAACGGCGATTCCCGGCAACAACCCTAGGTTGACCCGTTACGACAAGCAGAGCATGATGGTGGAAACTGAGGTCAAAGATTCGCCAGAATTTCGCCGCTGGTTAACAGATATGGCAGGAAAAGTTGAGATACTGGCTCCTGAATCCTTGAAAAACAGTTAA
- a CDS encoding YdbL family protein — MRWLIIMFAAVLSVSAWALDLQQAKQQGLVGEQLNGLVGVVRGGGEVTAVANDINRKRLSSYQDIAQRTGTSLTVVQSRAGQYNIERTQAGDYIQLADGSWRKK, encoded by the coding sequence ATGCGGTGGTTAATCATTATGTTTGCGGCAGTGTTAAGCGTTTCAGCTTGGGCACTCGACTTACAGCAGGCTAAGCAGCAAGGCTTAGTGGGTGAGCAATTAAATGGCTTAGTAGGCGTGGTGCGCGGCGGTGGAGAGGTGACGGCGGTGGCTAACGACATTAATCGTAAGCGTTTGTCCAGTTATCAAGATATTGCTCAGCGCACTGGCACCAGTCTCACTGTGGTGCAAAGCCGTGCCGGCCAATACAACATTGAGCGTACCCAAGCCGGTGATTATATTCAGCTGGCCGACGGTAGCTGGCGTAAGAAGTAG
- a CDS encoding YnbE family lipoprotein codes for MRKYTAIVGLLLLSACTPRVEIMVPDKPITVNLNVKVDHEIRIRVDRELEKLFEQDKDLF; via the coding sequence ATGAGAAAATATACGGCCATTGTCGGTCTGTTATTACTGAGCGCTTGTACGCCTCGGGTGGAGATAATGGTGCCAGACAAGCCCATTACCGTGAATTTGAACGTCAAAGTCGACCATGAGATCAGAATTCGGGTTGATAGAGAGCTGGAAAAGTTGTTTGAACAAGATAAAGACTTGTTCTAA
- a CDS encoding DUF2500 domain-containing protein: protein MGKIVFWLIILIAIVVLGRRLSVYFFNNTQAQHSVRVLVVDKHTREFMGQTRKQQTEMPAPKVNYYVTFRPLEGASEQEFQVSPSLYEQLLPAQTGMLVFQGSRFIAFEPEGASQDND, encoded by the coding sequence ATGGGTAAAATTGTATTCTGGCTCATCATTCTGATTGCTATCGTGGTGCTGGGCCGCCGCCTAAGCGTTTATTTCTTTAATAATACCCAGGCTCAGCACAGCGTACGGGTATTAGTGGTCGATAAGCACACGCGCGAATTTATGGGCCAAACCCGCAAGCAGCAAACCGAGATGCCGGCGCCTAAAGTGAATTATTACGTCACCTTTCGCCCTTTAGAAGGGGCGAGCGAACAAGAGTTTCAGGTTAGCCCGTCACTCTATGAGCAACTGTTACCCGCCCAAACCGGCATGTTAGTCTTTCAAGGCAGCCGTTTTATTGCCTTTGAACCCGAGGGCGCTAGCCAGGATAACGACTAA
- the ftsZ gene encoding cell division protein FtsZ: MSDHLFFEPAEPECDVINIGVIGVGGCGGNTVNLLADSTLPDRVNIVAMNTDAKALQQSRVDVLQLGKVLTRGLGAGAQAEVGRLAAEESIDEIRAQLRGADLCFITAGMGGGTGTGAAPIVAKVARELGIMTVAIVTRPFGFEGKLRAKAADDGLVALSEHTDALLVLPNDYLLKVLGSKTPLLQAFTESSKVIQNAVKGLADIIGQTGLINIDFADVRTIMRQQGKAVMGIGIGTGENKVQDATLQALNNPLLERVELERARGVLLNVVASMDIGLDDFQKIGDLVAECVGEFATVVSGITLDPTLTDSIQVTMIATGIQPPQATIAPTQQPKPEATETAIAQDAMPEGLDIPAFLRQRQQ, from the coding sequence ATGAGCGACCACCTGTTTTTTGAACCTGCCGAGCCGGAATGTGATGTCATCAATATAGGCGTTATTGGTGTAGGCGGTTGCGGCGGTAATACCGTCAATTTATTAGCGGATAGCACTTTGCCTGACCGCGTGAATATAGTGGCCATGAATACCGACGCCAAAGCGCTGCAACAAAGCCGCGTGGATGTGTTGCAACTGGGCAAGGTATTAACTCGCGGCCTAGGTGCTGGTGCACAGGCAGAAGTGGGCCGCTTAGCGGCAGAAGAAAGTATTGATGAAATCCGTGCCCAACTCAGGGGCGCGGATTTATGCTTTATAACGGCCGGTATGGGCGGCGGCACGGGCACAGGTGCGGCACCCATAGTGGCTAAAGTGGCCAGAGAGCTCGGCATCATGACAGTTGCTATCGTCACCCGCCCCTTTGGCTTTGAAGGCAAGCTGCGCGCTAAAGCTGCCGACGATGGCCTAGTTGCGCTATCAGAGCATACGGATGCGCTGTTAGTGCTGCCCAACGATTACTTACTCAAAGTATTGGGCTCAAAAACGCCTCTGCTGCAAGCCTTTACCGAAAGCAGTAAAGTTATCCAAAACGCCGTTAAAGGCTTGGCCGATATCATAGGCCAAACCGGTTTGATTAATATCGACTTTGCCGACGTGCGTACTATTATGCGCCAACAAGGCAAGGCGGTAATGGGCATTGGCATTGGCACCGGCGAAAACAAGGTACAGGACGCGACCTTACAAGCGCTGAATAATCCTTTGCTGGAAAGAGTCGAGCTGGAGCGCGCCCGTGGCGTATTGCTTAACGTGGTGGCCTCTATGGACATCGGCTTGGACGATTTCCAGAAAATCGGTGACTTGGTCGCAGAGTGCGTCGGTGAATTTGCCACTGTGGTATCGGGTATCACCTTAGATCCCACCCTCACTGACAGCATTCAGGTGACTATGATTGCTACCGGTATTCAACCACCGCAAGCCACCATAGCGCCCACGCAACAGCCTAAGCCTGAAGCCACTGAAACCGCCATTGCTCAAGATGCCATGCCCGAAGGGCTAGATATTCCGGCCTTCTTGCGCCAACGCCAGCAGTAA
- a CDS encoding SirB2 family protein: MSIMAIKHAHMMFALISITLFMFRAWLAVPSPDRIKSKLLKILPHIVDTLLLALGVWLAVLTKQIPFDNSPWLTAKVIGLVLYIVVGTIAIKRGKTRNQRLVATVASIAIFAYIYGAAVSKSPLSWLAL; this comes from the coding sequence ATGTCTATCATGGCCATTAAACATGCCCACATGATGTTTGCGTTAATCAGTATTACTCTCTTTATGTTTCGCGCTTGGCTAGCGGTACCCTCACCGGATCGCATCAAGAGCAAGCTGCTAAAAATACTGCCACACATTGTCGATACCCTGCTGTTGGCATTGGGTGTTTGGCTGGCGGTATTAACCAAGCAGATCCCCTTTGATAACAGCCCTTGGCTCACCGCCAAGGTCATTGGCTTAGTGCTGTATATCGTAGTGGGCACCATTGCCATTAAACGCGGTAAGACGCGCAATCAACGTTTAGTAGCGACCGTGGCCTCAATTGCTATTTTCGCCTACATCTATGGCGCTGCCGTCAGTAAATCACCGTTGTCTTGGCTGGCGCTTTAA
- a CDS encoding DUF411 domain-containing protein, whose protein sequence is MFKTLVYGGLASLLAAPVLAASLTVYKSPTCGCCEDWISHMQESGFEVKAIDRDNMMPIKQRAGVKPELASCHTALIDGYVIEGHVPAADVRQLLEQRPAVRGLTIPGMPQSAPGMDIPGTPYEVLSFDQAGNTEVFSRYPG, encoded by the coding sequence ATGTTCAAAACACTCGTCTATGGCGGCTTGGCTTCTTTACTGGCCGCTCCTGTATTAGCGGCATCGCTGACGGTCTATAAATCGCCCACTTGTGGGTGCTGCGAAGATTGGATCAGCCATATGCAAGAGTCAGGCTTTGAGGTGAAGGCTATCGACCGCGATAATATGATGCCGATAAAACAGCGCGCCGGCGTAAAGCCTGAGCTGGCTTCTTGCCATACGGCTTTGATTGATGGTTATGTGATTGAAGGGCATGTGCCGGCCGCTGACGTACGCCAACTATTAGAGCAAAGGCCGGCGGTGCGCGGGCTAACCATTCCCGGTATGCCACAAAGTGCGCCCGGTATGGATATTCCAGGCACCCCTTACGAAGTGCTGAGCTTTGATCAAGCCGGCAATACTGAGGTGTTTAGTCGTTATCCTGGCTAG